From the Lathyrus oleraceus cultivar Zhongwan6 chromosome 3, CAAS_Psat_ZW6_1.0, whole genome shotgun sequence genome, the window AGTGGGATCATATTTTCCATGCCTAATGATACTTCCCAAGTTAAACCTTCATTGATGAACCTCTCCACTCAAAATCCATAGTATAAATATAGGTTCCCCAAGAGAATGACTAAGTCATAGTCCAAGAGAAAAACAAAAGAGTTGAATAAAAACAAAATGGAATCAAGTCATGCAATATCCATTACAAATGAAGAAGAAAACAACAACAATATAACtcaaatgaagaaaaataaaacCAATGGCTCTATTGTTCCAACTACTTCCTATCTAAAAGACAATAATAACAAGCAGAAAAAAAGTGAACATGACATCAAGAAATTGATTCATAGCACCAAAGTTGGAATCTCTCTTGTTTTGGTTTCTCTTCTTTATATTTTGAATCCTCTTTTTGATCAAGTTGGTGAAAATGCAATGTGGGCTATCATGACTGTTGTTGTCATCTTTGAATTCAATGCAGGTATCATATATATATACAACCTATGATTCTTATTATTTACATATATAGTAATGTGATGCATATTATATTAATTACTTAGGAGCTACACTTGGAAAAGGGTTCAACCGTGGAATAGGAACTATTGTAGGAGGAGGATTAGGATGCTTAGCTGCAACATTGGCACAAAAAATTGGAGGAGTTGGTAACTCAATATTCATTGGATCTTCAGTGTATATTCTTGGTAAGTTTATGATAAATCTCATAGAATATTTTATAAGTGCATGTGAATATTAATATATATGTGAATGGTGATGATATTGTAGGATCATGTGCGACATATTTTCGATTTGTTCCAAGAATAAAGAAGAGATATGATTATGGAGTAGTGGTGTTTATGTTAACATTTAATCTAGTAGTGGTATCTGGAGCAAGACCTGGATTAAAAGTTTGGGAGATAGCAAGAGAACGTTTGTTGAATATTTTGATTGGATTCATTGTTGCAATTTGTGTGAATTTGTTCGTTTTTCCTACGTGGGCTAGTGATGAACTTCATGATTCTCTTGTCGAAAGGTTTCATCATCTTGCTAATACAATTCAAGGTATAGTGTTATATTTATATAGATATATAGTTTATTATGGTTTTCTAGTTGATATGTGAATAATAACTTTATAATTTTGTGACCAAATATGTGGTCCTTGTATTGATCAAAAGAGGCACAAACATCAATTAGTTTAATGCCCTTGCAGtataaaaacaaatatttatACATATATCCAACTACATCTTAGCATAACGTCATATCTAAATCATTTAATCATTTATGTCAATGTCTATTTAATGACTTCATAAAAAATGTGTATATAAGAGAGATGTGATTAAATGATTCATAAAAAAAAGCATAATTAAGTCACTTCGTAGTAGTATAGATATGTATTTAATTTATGATACAAATTAGAATCaatgatattttatttttattttttttaaggGTGAAATTTTAGATataaaactaaaaataaaataagaagtaCACAATTTTTTTTGACATTATCTATTAGAAGTATAAGCCTAATGTTTGGATTAGTTTTGAGAAAAAAATTATTTGAGCTActtttattttcttaaaactGAACTAAATAATATATATTTGTAAAAAAATTATATAGATTTAAAAAATACACAAATCAGTTGGTTTAAATAACTTTAAAAGAAATTCTGATTTAATCCAATTAAATAGAATATAAATTTGATTGATTTTATGTAGATTcaatttaaaattataatatagTGAAATAATGTAGAAAATAACATATGGTAAATTAAATTAAGACTACAgaaaaattataaaaatataagaaataaaaatattaaattaaattaatatgTACTATAAAAAAGTAAAACTGATAATATTAAGTATTTaagaaattaaataaataaattaaactGATGAACATTTTAACtaaataaaaataacaaatattattataacatgttttataaataaaatactataatatctaataataataataataataataataataataataataataataataataataataataataataataataataataataataataataataatatattagTATAGGAAATAAATCCTAAATTCTATTTTTAGgatttttcaattttttaaatcaattttttaaatcgtatttttaattttaatttggATTAAATAGATATTTTTTTAGTCAACATAGAATGTTAAAATATggaatttttaaaattttaatatttattttgttATACTTCACCAAACATAACTACCTAAATATTTTATCAAAGAAGCTCATTTTACTTATTTTAGGTTGCATAGAGGAATGTTCAAAATCAGTCAAAGAAAAGGAAAATCAACCCGATACCAGCTTCACAGTTTGCAAGTCAGTGTTAAACTCCAAGTCAAAGGATGAATCATTGGTAATTAAAAATACTAAattactttttttttatttaagtTTTGTTTATAATCTTTTATGAAGAATGGAATCAAATATTACTCTGTTTTTTGCAGGCAAATTTTGCAAAATGGGAACCTTGGCATAGAAAATTTGGATTTTCCTACCCATGGGAAAAGTACTTAAAAATGGGAGAGGTTCTTCGAGAACTAGCTGCACTTGTTCTTGCATTGCAATGTTGCATCCATGCCTCAAAAAAGGTACCTAGAGTATTTATTTATTTCACATTCAATTTAAGTTTAAATATTTCTGGTAAATAATATGTATGTAACAAAATGACAAAAAATGGTGGGCTAATTAatccttttttgtgtgtgttaaGCCCACAGAATCTTTGAAGCAGTGTGAAACAATTGGGTCAAAGGTTGTATGGACTCTACGAGAAGTTGGAGATAGCATGAAACAAATGAGAAAATGTGAAGAAAGGGACAGCATTATAGCTAAGTTGAAAACAACTAGAGAAGAGTTGAGTTTGGTGACTTCAACTTCCATGATTGAAGAATTTGAGAATGATGAAAGGCTAGCAATTGCTAGTTTGGTGTTTTTGTTTATGGAAGTGGTGGAGAAGGTAGGTGAATTGGTTATTGAGGTTGGAGAACTTCAAGATGTTGCGGGTTTTCGCACCCGGGTAACACCGGTGTCTATGTAGATGCATTATAAAATCGACCATAAAGAATCTAGGTTCGTAGATGCATCATGAAATCGGCCTTAAAGGATCTGGGTTCATAGGTGCATTATAAAATTGACCGTATAGGATTTGGGTTTGTAGATGCATCGTAAAATCGGCCTTAGAGGATTTGGGTTCGTAGGTGCATTAAAAAATCAGCCATAGAAATGTGGGGTTCGAATGTGCATCATAAAATCGGCCATAAAATATTCGAGTAATATATGTATATATCGAGTTATTGTTAACCACTCGTGTTTTTGGATCATAAAATAGAAATGGAATGAGCTAGAGTGTATAACTTTTCAAATTTTTAAGTAATAGATTTAAATATCATTGTACCATGAcaatgaaaaaataaataaaaagaatattagtatcttgtttttttttattagTCTAATTAATGAAATTCATCCAAGGTGAATAAGTGAAATATTGTGGGTTTGGATCCACATCACTACAGTTGGGTGGACATGCATTGTCACCAACTAAGTTGCTTTAATGAGATTATTAGAGCATCCCTGATACATGTTACTTAGGGATGACAAACAGACATATTTGTCTCGTTTATACGTGTCATGCAAAAATCCATATAAATAAGGGGCAAGACAGACATAGTTGAGGGTGCGGGCCTAAAACTTTGGTCTGTTCTTGTTAGCATGTGATTTTCGACATTGCACTAAGCCTGGTTTGAAAGAGTGTCATGAATAGATTCACAAGACTatgatctctctctctctctctctctctctctcttcaaAACATGTCCAGAATCTCGAAAAGATTTGCACAAATTAACACTTCGACATGGAAATGTGGTGTACATGTGTTGAGTTCGACACGTCCATCAGACTTTCGAAACTTAATGTGTTTTTGAATCCAAAGGTCAGCTGAACTAAGGGTGCTTCAACAACACTATATGTGTCCTAGCGCTAATACAAAATAGACATTTCATAACACCAATTTTACAACGGTCTTCGTTTTAACAATGATAATAGTTTATTTTGGGGCActtttttttgtattttctaaaGGACATGTCACAACGGTCATGTAGAACAACCGTAGTGAAATATACATGGAGTGAAATGGTTCGAATCGCAACACCAACAATTTGACCATTTATCGTGATAATAATGTGATTGACCTTGTATAGCACCACAATTTTTATTTTCAACCATGGTGAAAGGTGttacttatttatatataaaCAAAATTATCTCTCACTTCAGTACACAACAGTCGCCTCTCTCAAAACAAAAAACTCTAACAACTCTTTCACCCGTCTATCTCAAAAGGAAACCCTAACAACTCTGCCAGTCGTCTCTCTCATATGGAGACCCCAAAATGAAACCATAACATCAAATCTTAGTCAATGGGTATTTACAGGTTCGTTTTCAGTATAGTTCTTTTTCAAAATCTGTTTCAATACCTTGTTTCATAATATTTGCACTTTCTTCTTGTTTTGACTTGTAGGTATGGATGTTTGTTTCAATAAAGAGGACGAAGTTAAAGTTAACGTTGCAAACTTGTGTCCAAGATCCAGAATGGCATCCAATCAAGATAGACACAAGTTTACGGCTTTAAGTTCTTCCTTGTCTCATTGTGGACATGCCATCATGGGACATGTATGGTACGTTTATGAAGCATTCTATGACTTGATATGCTTGTTGTATCCTGtttgttgtttatggtttgttgttgatgaatgttgctgttaatgtttgtttaaaaGATGTGCTTATTATATATTGTGTGGTTTGAGTATTTGTCCAATTCCTTACCAAATATATAACTTTTCAAATTGcattagaaaattataatatgataGATAAATTTGTATTAGAAAACAACGTTCAATTCTTGATAAGAATTCTTCACACCGTTATCTACATGTTGTTCTTTGACAGTTGTTGGACCATTTTGTTGACTATAAGcaaatgtttttatttttatttgggAGGATATCTTGATCAATCAAGTGTGGATATTTGACCACTTAAGCTAGCTTCATCAATCACTTTACTTCaagtgttgtcatcatcaaaatcatgtCCTCATTAAATCTAAGCAATTACTGAATGACTTGTATCTTGTTATCCATAAGCTTCACCATCTTGGATCACTTCTTAAATTTACCTACAAGCACATAAATCCATATAGTATACTATACTTCCCTTGAGagtatacttctcccccttttgGAAGCATACAATTTATTAAAGAATAAAAAACAC encodes:
- the LOC127126162 gene encoding aluminum-activated malate transporter 12; this encodes MESSHAISITNEEENNNNITQMKKNKTNGSIVPTTSYLKDNNNKQKKSEHDIKKLIHSTKVGISLVLVSLLYILNPLFDQVGENAMWAIMTVVVIFEFNAGATLGKGFNRGIGTIVGGGLGCLAATLAQKIGGVGNSIFIGSSVYILGSCATYFRFVPRIKKRYDYGVVVFMLTFNLVVVSGARPGLKVWEIARERLLNILIGFIVAICVNLFVFPTWASDELHDSLVERFHHLANTIQGCIEECSKSVKEKENQPDTSFTVCKSVLNSKSKDESLANFAKWEPWHRKFGFSYPWEKYLKMGEVLRELAALVLALQCCIHASKKPTESLKQCETIGSKVVWTLREVGDSMKQMRKCEERDSIIAKLKTTREELSLVTSTSMIEEFENDERLAIASLVFLFMEVVEKVGELVIEVGELQDVAGFRTRVTPVSM